In the Vibrio gigantis genome, one interval contains:
- the glyA gene encoding serine hydroxymethyltransferase, whose amino-acid sequence MLKRDMNIADYDADLFAAIQEETLRQEEHIELIASENYTSPRVMEAQGSQLTNKYAEGYPGKRYYGGCEYVDKVETLAIERACELFGAQYANVQPHSGSQANNAVYMALLNAGDTVLGMSLAHGGHLTHGSPVNFSGKLYNIIPYGIDEAGQIDYEEMEALAIEHKPKMIIGGFSAYSQVCDWKRMREIADKVGAYFFVDMAHVAGLIAAGVYPNPVPHAHVVTTTTHKTLAGPRGGLILSNEGEDLYKKLNSAVFPGGQGGPLMHVIAGKAVAFKEALEPEFKEYQARVVANAKAMVAEFLARGYNIVSGSTENHLFLVDLIDKDITGKEADAALGAANITVNKNSVPNDPRSPFVTSGIRIGSPSITRRGFSEADAKELAGWICDILDNMGDESVIEATKAKVLEICKRLPVYA is encoded by the coding sequence ATGCTTAAGCGTGACATGAACATTGCTGATTACGATGCGGACCTATTCGCAGCTATCCAAGAAGAAACTCTTCGTCAGGAAGAGCACATCGAACTTATCGCTTCAGAAAACTACACAAGCCCACGTGTAATGGAAGCTCAAGGTTCTCAGCTTACAAACAAATACGCTGAAGGCTACCCAGGCAAGCGTTACTACGGTGGTTGTGAGTACGTAGATAAAGTTGAAACTCTAGCAATCGAACGTGCATGTGAACTGTTTGGCGCTCAATACGCAAACGTACAACCTCACTCAGGTTCTCAAGCAAACAACGCTGTATACATGGCGCTACTGAATGCTGGTGATACCGTTTTAGGTATGAGCCTTGCACATGGTGGTCACCTAACTCACGGTTCTCCAGTAAACTTCTCAGGTAAGCTTTACAACATCATTCCTTACGGTATCGACGAAGCAGGTCAAATCGATTACGAAGAGATGGAAGCGCTAGCTATCGAGCACAAACCTAAGATGATCATCGGTGGTTTCTCAGCTTACTCTCAAGTTTGTGATTGGAAGCGCATGCGTGAAATTGCTGACAAAGTAGGTGCTTACTTCTTCGTAGATATGGCTCACGTTGCTGGTCTAATCGCTGCGGGCGTTTACCCGAACCCAGTTCCACACGCTCACGTTGTTACAACAACAACGCACAAGACGCTTGCGGGTCCTCGTGGTGGTCTTATCCTTTCTAACGAAGGCGAAGATCTTTACAAGAAGCTAAACTCAGCAGTATTCCCAGGTGGCCAAGGTGGCCCTCTAATGCACGTTATCGCGGGTAAAGCAGTAGCGTTCAAAGAAGCTCTAGAGCCAGAGTTCAAAGAATACCAAGCTCGTGTAGTGGCTAACGCAAAAGCAATGGTTGCTGAATTCCTAGCACGTGGTTACAACATCGTTTCAGGTTCTACAGAGAACCACCTGTTCCTAGTTGACCTAATCGACAAAGACATCACAGGTAAAGAAGCAGATGCGGCACTAGGTGCAGCGAACATCACTGTGAACAAGAACTCAGTACCAAACGACCCACGTAGCCCATTCGTTACTTCAGGTATCCGTATCGGTTCTCCTTCTATCACTCGTCGCGGTTTCTCAGAAGCAGACGCGAAAGAGCTAGCAGGTTGGATCTGTGACATCCTAGATAACATGGGTGATGAGTCTGTTATCGAAGCGACTAAAGCAAAAGTATTAGAGATCTGTAAGCGTCTACCTGTTTACGCTTAA
- a CDS encoding YitT family protein, whose protein sequence is MEKHSRKEDWVAILTGTFLVALGVFFLQSANLLTGGTTGLALLLSQFLPVTFGILYFVANCPFYLLAWKRFGRSFAISSAISGALVSVFADHLYLVISLEVHNEIYCAVAGGLLMGLGMLILFRHRSSLGGFNVLCLFIQDRYGISVGKTQMGIDACILFASFFFVSPWVIAVSVLGTAVLNIVLAMNHKPTRYSVNYAS, encoded by the coding sequence ATGGAAAAACACTCACGTAAAGAAGATTGGGTAGCAATCCTCACTGGCACATTTTTAGTAGCGTTAGGCGTCTTCTTTTTACAGTCAGCGAACCTGCTTACTGGTGGCACTACTGGCTTGGCTCTGCTTTTGAGTCAATTCTTGCCTGTAACCTTTGGTATTTTGTACTTTGTTGCCAACTGTCCATTCTATTTATTGGCATGGAAACGATTCGGCCGTAGCTTTGCTATTAGCAGTGCGATTTCTGGTGCTTTAGTGTCTGTGTTTGCCGACCATTTATACTTAGTTATCTCGCTAGAAGTTCATAACGAAATCTACTGTGCAGTTGCTGGCGGCTTGTTAATGGGCTTAGGTATGCTAATCCTATTTCGTCACCGCTCAAGCCTGGGTGGTTTCAACGTATTGTGTTTGTTTATCCAAGACCGCTACGGTATCTCCGTAGGCAAAACCCAAATGGGTATTGATGCCTGTATTCTGTTTGCATCGTTCTTCTTTGTATCGCCTTGGGTGATTGCCGTATCTGTTTTAGGCACCGCAGTATTGAACATCGTATTGGCAATGAATCACAAACCAACTCGCTACTCGGTGAATTACGCGTCTTAA
- a CDS encoding winged helix-turn-helix domain-containing protein, giving the protein MQDYLSSAKDQQTSIYIEGLEFNPNTRVLSCNEQVIDLEPRSIELLELFLTSVGQPLAAEQIIESVWQSNFISKNVLTNRISTLRSVLQKYLPESDATKILVTYPRKGYFLNPNSVSLVNTEPAPLESTEQPQANANTSPFNLLLLSFSVVLLISTATLGYMFWHSSNQASELERTQRLIPKVELLLNRIDAIGDNARTHRKAVKALLLQQQIEYAYTDLANQDAPSYFVDPIDSTPFFPGAKNMRTSDYLLNIQLKDQEVDKRLAAKVSLIYPSSGKLAFRGVYSIGIDNLSEDLMEINRELANYFALPAPLSPEWSVNDKELRNLLDGETLKLDSVPLNVMTSTLIARQMALFETDHQRLNSFTSLVQTRFKLIPDELKLWLGIIHFKLRDLQTAKEFLTNTAGNSTIENALVYMMISHIAYKQGDMDKFRLNYMESLVALLRVVPSEELFARLSKPESKSTCLQPWKNLKLSIKEPLIIKQWENLMLNYCTNVGHQLSE; this is encoded by the coding sequence ATGCAAGATTACCTCTCTAGCGCCAAAGACCAACAAACCTCTATTTATATTGAAGGCTTGGAATTCAACCCCAACACACGAGTCTTAAGCTGCAACGAGCAGGTCATCGATCTAGAACCTCGTTCTATTGAATTACTCGAACTGTTTCTGACTAGCGTGGGTCAACCGCTCGCAGCTGAGCAGATCATCGAGTCGGTTTGGCAAAGTAACTTCATCTCGAAGAATGTACTTACCAACAGGATCAGTACACTGCGCTCTGTGCTGCAGAAGTACCTACCAGAAAGTGATGCGACTAAGATCTTGGTCACCTACCCACGCAAAGGGTACTTCCTTAACCCAAACTCTGTAAGTTTGGTCAACACAGAGCCCGCTCCCCTTGAGAGCACCGAACAACCTCAAGCGAATGCAAATACATCACCGTTTAATCTTTTGTTACTGTCCTTCTCTGTTGTGCTGCTGATAAGCACCGCGACTTTAGGTTATATGTTTTGGCACTCTTCAAACCAAGCCTCTGAGCTTGAACGCACACAGAGACTGATCCCCAAAGTCGAGCTACTGCTAAACCGTATCGATGCTATTGGAGACAATGCGAGAACGCATCGCAAAGCCGTTAAAGCGCTACTGCTTCAACAACAAATTGAATACGCTTATACCGACTTAGCAAATCAAGATGCACCAAGTTACTTCGTAGACCCAATAGACAGCACGCCCTTCTTTCCGGGCGCCAAGAACATGCGCACCAGTGATTACCTGCTTAACATCCAGCTAAAGGATCAAGAAGTAGATAAACGCCTTGCGGCTAAAGTCAGCCTTATTTACCCAAGCTCAGGGAAGCTTGCTTTCCGCGGTGTCTATTCAATAGGGATAGATAACCTCAGTGAAGACTTGATGGAGATAAATAGGGAACTAGCAAATTACTTCGCTTTGCCTGCTCCGCTATCACCAGAATGGTCTGTCAATGACAAAGAGCTCAGAAACTTGCTTGACGGTGAAACACTGAAGCTTGATAGCGTGCCACTCAACGTGATGACTTCAACATTGATCGCACGACAAATGGCACTCTTTGAGACTGACCACCAGCGACTGAACAGTTTCACTAGCCTGGTGCAAACACGCTTTAAGTTGATTCCCGACGAGCTCAAACTCTGGCTTGGGATCATTCATTTTAAGTTAAGAGATCTACAAACCGCGAAGGAATTTCTGACCAACACGGCAGGTAATTCGACCATTGAGAACGCACTGGTCTATATGATGATTTCCCATATAGCTTACAAGCAAGGGGACATGGATAAGTTTCGCCTCAACTACATGGAATCCTTAGTCGCGTTATTGCGAGTGGTTCCTTCAGAAGAGTTGTTTGCTCGCTTATCCAAACCTGAGTCGAAATCGACCTGTCTCCAGCCTTGGAAAAATCTAAAATTGAGCATCAAGGAGCCACTGATCATCAAGCAATGGGAAAACCTAATGCTTAACTATTGCACGAATGTCGGTCATCAACTTTCTGAATGA
- the treC gene encoding alpha,alpha-phosphotrehalase: MAMTEHDESWWKTATIYQIYPKSFCDSGSKGTGDIKGIISKLDYLKHLSVDAIWLTPVYASPMIDNGYDISDYYAINPQFGTMEDLDLLLAEAHQRGIRIVMDIVVNHTSTEHAWFQSALGDKNSPYRDYYIWKDPVNGQAPTNWQSKFGGNAWEMDEATGQYFLHLFAKEQADLNWENSVVREEVKDVISFWAEKGVDGFRLDVINLISKQQDFPNDDIGDGRRFYTDGPRVHEYLKEISEAVFQKYGSVTVGEMSSTTLEHCQQYSNIDSSELSMVFNFHHLKVDYTNGEKWTSAPFDFLQLKSIFNHWQTGLNGKGWGALFWCNHDQPRVVSRLGDDQQYRVESAKMLAASVHMMQGTPYIYQGEEIGMTNPGYTEISQYRDVESTNMYDIMVNRDGVAHQDMMAILAQKSRDNSRTPMQWNSEANAGFSKSQPWLDVAHNYTEINAEQALEDKDSVFYFYKSLIELRKEVPVITHGSYQDLLPEHPSVFAYSRETDSQCLLCINNYYGEACQVELSKEFELDKAQLLLGNYPDEQSPVSANTVTLRPYETRILLIEQ, encoded by the coding sequence ATGGCGATGACTGAACATGATGAAAGCTGGTGGAAAACCGCGACCATCTATCAAATCTACCCAAAGAGCTTCTGCGACAGTGGCAGTAAAGGTACTGGCGATATCAAAGGGATCATTTCGAAACTGGATTACCTCAAACATTTGAGCGTCGATGCGATTTGGCTAACCCCGGTTTACGCATCCCCAATGATCGATAACGGCTACGATATTTCAGATTACTATGCGATTAACCCGCAATTCGGCACCATGGAAGATTTGGACCTATTGCTTGCTGAAGCACACCAACGTGGTATCCGTATCGTGATGGATATCGTGGTAAACCATACCTCAACAGAGCATGCGTGGTTTCAGTCGGCATTGGGTGACAAAAACAGCCCATATCGCGACTACTACATCTGGAAAGACCCAGTTAACGGTCAAGCACCAACCAACTGGCAGTCTAAGTTCGGTGGTAATGCATGGGAGATGGATGAGGCTACTGGTCAATATTTCCTACATCTATTCGCGAAAGAGCAGGCCGACCTTAACTGGGAGAACTCGGTTGTACGCGAAGAAGTGAAAGACGTTATCAGTTTCTGGGCTGAGAAGGGCGTTGATGGTTTCCGCTTGGATGTAATCAACCTGATTTCGAAACAGCAAGATTTCCCTAATGATGATATCGGTGATGGTCGTCGTTTTTACACTGACGGCCCGCGTGTACACGAATATCTGAAAGAGATCAGCGAAGCGGTATTCCAGAAATACGGTAGCGTGACAGTAGGCGAGATGTCTTCAACAACACTGGAGCACTGTCAGCAGTACTCAAATATTGATAGCAGCGAGTTATCGATGGTGTTTAATTTCCATCACCTCAAGGTGGATTACACCAATGGTGAGAAGTGGACTAGTGCACCGTTTGATTTCTTACAGCTAAAATCGATCTTCAACCATTGGCAAACAGGTTTGAACGGCAAGGGTTGGGGCGCATTATTCTGGTGTAATCACGACCAACCAAGAGTCGTGAGCCGTTTAGGCGATGATCAGCAATATCGTGTTGAATCGGCCAAGATGCTGGCTGCGTCTGTCCACATGATGCAAGGCACGCCGTATATCTATCAAGGTGAAGAGATTGGCATGACCAACCCTGGTTACACCGAGATCAGCCAGTATCGTGATGTTGAGAGTACCAATATGTACGACATCATGGTGAACCGTGATGGTGTGGCGCATCAAGATATGATGGCGATTTTGGCGCAGAAATCTCGAGATAACTCTCGCACGCCGATGCAGTGGAATAGTGAAGCGAATGCCGGTTTTTCAAAATCACAGCCATGGCTAGATGTTGCGCATAACTACACTGAGATCAATGCTGAGCAAGCGCTAGAAGATAAAGACTCTGTTTTTTACTTCTACAAGAGCTTGATTGAACTTCGCAAAGAAGTGCCCGTGATTACTCATGGTAGTTATCAAGATTTGTTGCCTGAGCACCCATCGGTATTTGCGTATTCTCGCGAGACTGATAGTCAGTGCTTGCTGTGCATTAACAACTATTATGGTGAGGCGTGTCAGGTTGAGTTATCTAAAGAATTTGAACTGGATAAAGCGCAATTGTTATTAGGAAACTACCCTGATGAGCAGTCGCCAGTTTCTGCAAACACGGTAACCTTACGACCGTATGAAACAAGAATTCTCTTGATAGAGCAATAA